A region of Culicoides brevitarsis isolate CSIRO-B50_1 chromosome 1, AGI_CSIRO_Cbre_v1, whole genome shotgun sequence DNA encodes the following proteins:
- the LOC134827311 gene encoding NADH dehydrogenase [ubiquinone] 1 beta subcomplex subunit 11, mitochondrial: MANALRFARGLSTVRNALTTSSRNVRLISTTPKKQDTLAADTAPKTVEDFANPSKTKNWVSFGFDTKDQEFDKNTMHASFFFSVTLCLVFGAFVWAYAPDPLLRDWAQREAFLELRRREAAGLEPVSPDYVDVSKIHLPSDEELGAMDIII, from the coding sequence ATGGCAAATGCTCTTCGATTCGCTCGCGGCCTTAGCACCGTGCGCAATGCCCTCACTACGAGCTCCCGCAATGTCCGCTTGATCTCGACAACGCCGAAAAAACAGGATACCCTTGCTGCTGATACGGCTCCAAAGACCGTCGAGGATTTCGCGAATCCGTCAAAAACAAAGAATTGGGTCTCCTTTGGATTCGACACGAAAGACCAggaattcgataaaaatacgATGCATGCCTCCTTCTTCTTTTCCGTGACGCTTTGTTTGGTATTTGGAGCCTTCGTTTGGGCCTACGCTCCAGATCCCTTGCTTCGTGATTGGGCACAACGGGAAGCCTTCTTGGAGTTGCGAAGACGCGAAGCAGCCGGCTTGGAACCTGTGTCACCGGACTACGTTGATGTCTCTAAAATCCACTTGCCGAGCGACGAGGAGTTGGGCGCCATGGAtatcatcatttaa
- the LOC134827304 gene encoding protein transport protein Sec31A → MKIKELQKTVNIAWSPAQQNPILLAAGTSAQQLDASFSTNASLEIYSINLSDPGFELELQGATASQHRFNKVVWSHHGFGAHHPNGLIVGACENGVVQVYSASKLLQGEDALIGQQGKHSGSVLAIDFNPFQANLLATGASDSEIFIWDLNNITTPMTPGTKITPNEDVLNVNWNKQVQHILATVFSSKCVIWDLRKNEPIIKLHDTQSRVRWRAQQWNPEVPTQLWLGSEEDSSPTMQLWDLRYATAPAKSIQIHQRGVLGLTWCAKDTDLMISCGKDNKILCWNPNSESQEGEILSEIATTNQWCFDVSWCPRNPGIVAGCSFDGTVSLYSLFGGSVAATQTTSKIADSFPGMDPHQMVAPVQQTNVHNEANDLRKPPKWLKRPVGARFGFGGKLYTFNNKDNSKVVTVSQVVTDEDLVKRSNELENVLAQGNFSEYCRQKADETTDQHSRYLWYFLKANFEQNPRAEMLNLLGYAPEEISAKYSQFIKKDDSVTGLTEQVSQLSTDPNNLFDTFGQQNGISSPKKEKQFKLNTGNDSEGLICGALLTGNIEAAVDLCMDAGRHTDAIILAMTGGSELLARTQYRYLRDNDNYISNVISALVTHDWNEVISRCSIDSWKEALVAALTHSQDQLPQLCEAIGERLLQESRMDPGLAKNAILCYLCSGSMEKLVESWNIVQSSNTSSPAKGSAKTKNIQDLVEIIMILQKAGEMQGKNVEVVGKVADVLSKYAGLLAAQGSLQSALTYLGPSVDPELVELKDRLYYALGHKQQQQTQRAPQQQQQQQQQNIYGIQRLPQSRSSSISSNLPPVVPLQQQFNATPVQPTVSNFFAPPPTPPVAQIPPVPMQTWNTNPSTFNQQQPAAPIPPPAAPPLTKPPTSGELPRPSSRNSALGRKYVVDPSVQSGSNVYGSPSGLFGGNVSQPAVPAYTQGPIPPAPTTFNTNPIQAQPMGQFSGFNSMPMQSNTMLPPVEMGQPALINPQKNPTPPPGWNDPPPLSMRALARAKPQVKPEITPAAPITHPLFGVADTNQGQNGYMQQDLQPQTYGMQNPMQQNFGMQQPMQPVMQPASVPAPVQQNFNQGFPPQVQFQQNFQQPQQQQQQQANVAAPPPPQVAPEPQKAPLPEEYIYLQTVFEELRTMCIKATSNPQSKRKLEDVAKRLELLYDLLRENRLSPNTLAQLNQMVQLMQTGDYVNGLHLHTQMASGPDFSTIASFMPGVKSLLQSAMQLQVYLN, encoded by the exons ATGAAGATCAAGGAATTACAAAAGACAGTCAACATTGCTTGGTCTCCAGCACAACAGAACCCGATTTTGTTGGCTGCTGGCACGTCCGCCCAGCAATTAGATGCCTCCTTCAGTACAAATGCGTCGTTGGAAATTTACTCAATTAATTTATCGGATCCGGGATTCGAGTTAGAGTTGCAGGGAGCGACTGCGAGTCAACATCG atttaacaAAGTTGTGTGGAGTCATCATGGATTCGGTGCGCATCATCCGAACGGTTTGATAGTTGGTGCCTGCGAAAATGGCGTCGTGCAAGTTTATTCCGCCTCAAAGTTGTTACAAGGCGAAGATGCGCTCATCGGTCAACAGGGCAAACATTCGGGATCTGTGCTTGCGATCGATTTCAATCCGTTCCAAGCGAATTTGTTGGCAACGGGCGCTTCTGACtcggaaattttcatttgggaCTTGAACAACATCACGACACCCATGACGCCCGGCACAAAAATCACGCCGAACGAAGATGTCCTCAACGTGAACTGGAACAAACAAGTGCAACACATTCTCGCGACAGTTTTCAGCTCCAAATGTGTCATCTGGGACTTGCGGAAGAACGAACCGATCATCAAGCTGCACGATACGCAGTCACGTGTGCGATGGCGTGCCCAACAATGGAACCCGGAGGTGCCGACGCAACTCTGGCTGGGTAGTGAGGAAGATTCGTCACCCACGATGCAGCTGTGGGACTTGAGATATGCCACGGCACCGGCAAAATCCATTCAAATTCATCAACGTGGCGTTTTGGGACTGACGTGGTGCGCCAAAGACACGGATTTGATGATCAGCTGTGGCAAAGACAACAAAATTCTTTGTTGGAATCCCAATTCGGAGTCACAGGAGGGCGAAATCTTGTCGGAAATTGCAACAACGAATCAATGGTGCTTTGATGTGTCGTGGTGTCCACGAAATCCCGGAATTGTAGCTGGATGCAGTTTTGATGGGACAGTTTCATTGTATTCTCTGTTCGGAGGAAGTGTGGCAGCGACTCAAACAACGAGCAAAATTGCCGATTCCTTCCCTGGCATGGATCCGCATCAGATGGTGGCGCCTGTTCAACAAACAAACGTTCATAATGAAGCAAATGACTTGCGAAAACCGCCGAAATGGTTGAAGAGACCTGTTGGAGCACGATTTggg ttcggAGGCAAATTATACACATTCAACAACAAAGACAACTCAAAAGTTGTCACCGTTAGTCAAGTAGTGACAGATGAAGATCTCGTAAAACGCTCCAACGAACTGGAAAATGTCTTGGCGCAAGGAAATTTCTCCGAATACTGTCGCCAAAAGGCTGACGAGACCACAGATCAGCATTCCCGTTACTTGTGGTACTTTTTAAAGGCGAATTTCGAGCAAAACCCTCGCGCAGAAATGTTGAATCTCTTGGGATACGCGCCGGAAGAGATTTCCGCCAAATACAgtcaattcatcaaaaaggACGATTCAGTAACGGGCCTCACGGAGCAAGTCTCGCAATTGTCAACAGACCCAAATAACCTTTTCGATACATTTGGGCAACAAAATGGCATCAGCAGTCCAAAGAAGgaaaaacaattcaaattaAACACCGGAAATGACAGCGAAGGACTGATTTGTGGCGCACTTTTGACGGGAAATATCGAAGCAGCTGTCGATTTGTGCATGGATGCTGGGCGTCACACAGATGCCATTATTTTGGCAATGACGGGCGGCTCGGAACTGCTTGCCCGAACGCAATATCGTTATTTGCGCGATAACGACAACTACATATCAAACGTAATTTCGGCATTGGTAACACATGACTGGAACGAGGTGATTTCTCGCTGCTCAATTGACTCGTGGAAAGAAGCTCTTGTTGCGGCTTTGACCCATAGTCAAGATCAATTGCCTCAGTTGTGTGAAGCAATTGGCGAAAGATTGCTCCAAGAGTCGCGAATGGATCCAGGTTTAgctaaaaatgcgattttgtgCTATTTGTGCTCAGGTAGCATGGAGAAATTGGTCGAAAGTTGGAATATTGTTCAATCGTCAAATACTTCAAGTCCTGCCAAGGGAAGTGCCAAGACCAAAAATATCCAAGATTTGGTGGAGATTATCATGATTCTGCAAAAAGCCGGGGAAATGCAAGGAAAAAATGTCGAAGTTGTGGGAAAAGTTGCCGATGTTTTGTCCAAATACGCTGGATTATTGGCTGCTCAAGGATCCCTTCAATCTGCCTTGACCTATTTGGGACCGTCAGTCGATCCGGAATTGGTTGAACTGAAAGATCGCTTGTACTACGCCTTAGgtcacaaacaacaacaacaaactcaACGAGCTCcccagcaacagcagcagcaacaacaacaaaatatttacggCATTCAACGCTTACCTCAATCCCGTTCCTCATCAATTAGCAGCAATTTGCCGCCCGTTGTGCCCTTGCAACAGCAATTCAACGCAACTCCCGTTCAACCGACTGTCTCGAACTTCTTTGCGCCTCCCCCAACGCCGCCCGTAGCGCAAATCCCGCCCGTTCCCATGCAAACTTGGAACACAAATCCCTCGACTTTCAATCAGCAACAACCTGCTGCTCCAATTCCCCCGCCAGCGGCGCCTCCCTTGACAAAACCGCCAACATCCGGCGAACTTCCACGTCCCTCGTCCCGTAATTCGGCATTGGGACGCAAATACGTCGTCGATCCATCGGTGCAATCGGGCTCAAATGTTTATGGCAGTCCCAGCGGTTTGTTCGGAGGAAATGTGTCTCAACCTGCTGTTCCCGCATACACGCAAGGACCAATTCCGCCAGCGCCAACAACTTTCAATACGAACCCAATTCAGGCGCAGCCCATGGGACAATTTTCGGGATTTAATTCGATGCCGATGCAGTCGAACACGATGTTGCCACCCGTTGAAATGGGACAACCAGCTCTCATTAATCCGCAAAAGAATCCGACGCCGCCGCCAGGATGGAATGATCCGCCACCACTTTCGATGAGAGCGCTTGCACGAGCGAAGCCACAA gtCAAGCCCGAAATTACGCCCGCTGCTCCAATTACTCATCCACTTTTCGGTGTCGCCGATACCAATCAAGGTCAAAACGGGTACATGCAACAGGATTTGCAACCCCAGACGTACGGCATGCAAAATCCAATGCAACAAAATTTTGGCATGCAACAACCCATGCAACCCGTAATGCAGCCAGCTAGCGTTCCGGCGCCCGTTCAACAGAATTTCAACCAAGGATTTCCGCCACAAGtgcaatttcaacaaaatttccaacaaccgcagcaacagcagcagcagcaggcCAATGTTGCCGCACCTCCGCCGCCTCAAGTAGCGCCAGAGCCACAAAAAGCTCCCTTACCTGAAGAGTATATTTATCTACAGACAGTATTCGAGGAGTTACGGACGATGTGCATTAAGGCAACGAGCAATCcg caatcCAAACGAAAACTTGAAGATGTCGCCAAGCGCCTGGAGCTTTTGTATGACTTATTACGTGAAAAtaga ctgtcACCGAACACATTGGCTCAACTCAATCAAATGGTTCAATTGATGCAAACGGGAGACTACGTCAATGGACTTCATTTGCACACACAGATGGCTTCGGGACCGGATTTCTCGACAATTGCCAGCTTCATGCCCGGCGTCAAGAGTTTGTTGCAGTCCGCCATGCAACTTCAAGTGTATCTTAATTAa